A stretch of Brassica napus cultivar Da-Ae chromosome C6, Da-Ae, whole genome shotgun sequence DNA encodes these proteins:
- the LOC106403949 gene encoding replication protein A 70 kDa DNA-binding subunit C-like: protein MWRVKVSIVRLWKQYSAAGGLTIEMVLIDSNGEKIHASVKKELVNQFEHQLEQGKTLTFTNFSLNHSVGSYRTTNHLYKISVLSTTRVRSCEAFPVGLNGFTPVNFQEVLDCSLNPDFLIDVIGHVVEVSHVEMISVNGKETQKISLELRDLADVRLPMVLWGNFATDVTNAIQLRGEGRVVLVLRFGKIKVWKEDRSVSNAYNVSDVQLNPNMAEVEAFRVMLPADER, encoded by the exons ATGTGGAGAGTGAAGGTGAGCATTGTGAGACTGTGGAAGCAATACTCTGCTGCTGGAGGACTGACCATTGAAATGGTTCTCATTGATTCTAAT GGAGAAAAGATCCATGCGAGTGTGAAGAAAGAATTGGTTAACCAGTTCGAGCACCAGCTGGAGCAGGGGAAAACTCTGACTTTCACTAATTTTTCACTGAATCATTCGGTTGGCTCATACCGGACGACAAACCATCTTTACAAGATCAGTGTGTTGTCCACAACGCGTGTGAGAAGTTGTGAGGCTTTTCCTGTAGGTTTAAATGGCTTCACACCCGTGAACTTCCAGGAAGTTCTTGATTGTAGTCTCAACCCCGATTTTCTAATTG ATGTAATCGGACATGTTGTGGAAGTTAGccatgttgagatgatttcCGTGAACggaaaagaaacccaaaagaTTTCACTTGAGCTACGTGATCTAGC GGATGTCCGTCTTCCGATGGTCTTGTGGGGAAACTTTGCTACTGATGTCACGAACGCTATACAGTTACGTGGTGAGGGTCGTGTGGTCTTGGTTTTGAGATTCGGCAAGATTAAGGTTTGGAAAG AGGATCGTTCCGTTTCGAACGCTTACAATGTCTCTGATGTCCAGCTCAATCCCAACATGGCTGAGGTCGAAGCATTTAGGGTAAT GTTACCAGCTGATGAAAGATGA